One part of the Malus sylvestris chromosome 2, drMalSylv7.2, whole genome shotgun sequence genome encodes these proteins:
- the LOC126582400 gene encoding 50S ribosomal protein 5, chloroplastic-like, translating into MGLLLYSNPLPLTTASSPSSSSSPSPTSSPSSFSATISWMHMKPNNLHPKSFSGVRLHMPVVKRSASVVVKASSDIDGTTAANEGSEPLPDSKGEAVVPVDKLPLESKLQERLEQKKKMQLAKKIRLRRNRLVRKRKLRKKGRWPPSKMKKLKNV; encoded by the exons TCCTCTGCCTCTCACCACcgcttcttccccttcttcttcttcttcgccgTCTCCAACTTCATCACCTTCATCTTTCTCTGCAACTa TTTCATGGATGCACATGAAACCCAATAATCTGCATCCGAAATCTTTTAGCGGAGTTCGACTTCATATGCCTGTTGTGAAAAGGTCTGCTTCAGTGGTTGTTAAGGCCTCCTCTGACATTGATGGAACTACTGCTGCAAATGAGGGCAGTGAGCCCCTTCCAGATAGCAAGGGAGAGGCGGTGGTACCTGTCGACAAGCTTCCTTTGGAGTCAAAGCTGCAAGAGCGGCtagagcagaagaagaagatgcaACTGGCGAAGAAAATAAGGCTTCGTAGGAACCGACTTGTTCGCAAACGAAAACTGAGAAAGAAAGGCAGATGGCCTCCATCAAAGATGAAGAAGTTAAAGAATGTCTGA